The Pelagibius sp. CAU 1746 genomic sequence GGCGACCCCGATACTTTCCACAAGACAGGCGACGGCGAAGGCGCGCCCGTTGCCGATCCGCTTGGCGACCCAGCCCCAGACGGCCACCGAAGGGATTCCCGCCAGCCCGACGGTCAGCCAGACATAGGGCTCGAGCCACTGCAGCGCCGGGGTCAGGCGCACCAGCGTCGAGATGAAGGTCGCCGTGATCACGTAGCCGAAGCCGAAAAAGCCGTAGGCGAGGATCAGCGCGATGAGCCGCGGGTCGGGCCGCGCCCGGCCGGCGCGGCGGTGTGCCGGCGGCGGTTCCGGCTCGGCCGGCACCAGGCGCAGCACGGCGAGCAGCGCCAGCAGGGCCAGGGCGCCGCTGGCCAGCCACAGCCCGCGCCAGCCGACGCCGCCGGCGGCCAGGCCCGCCACCAGCACCGCCGAGCCGGCGATGCCGACCCCCACCCCGGCGAAGTGCAGCGCCGAGAGGGCGGGGCGTCCCGCCGCGGCCAGGCGGTCCAGCACCAGGGCAGAGGCAAAGACCAGCACGAAGGCGCTGGCGACGCCCGACGCGAAGCGCAGGAAGAGGAACAGCGGCACCGAGGCCTCGATCGCCATGGCCGCGGTGGTCGCCGCGGAGATGCCGAGGGAAAAGAGGAACCAGCGCCGCCGACCGCCGGGCAGGCTGGCCTTGGCCGCAGCCAGCGCGCCCAGGAGGTAGCCGAGGAAGTTGGCCGAGGCGATGACGCCGGCTTCAGCCTGGGTCAGGCCCAGCCGCTCCACCATAAAGGGCAGGATGGGGGTATAGACGAAGCGCCCGATGCCCATGGCCGCGGCCAGCGCCAGGCAACCGCCCAGCGCCACGGCCGCGACGCTGCCCGCCGGCACCGGCTCGGCCGCCGGACAAGGGGCTTCGGACTCTCCCGTCATGCCGGCAAGGCTAGCACGCGCCCTGCGCCGCAGATCTGCAAATCCCGCTCAGCAGAGTCCCGCTGCCGCGGGGTGGCTATTCCGGCGCGGTGATGGTCCCGGCGACCTCCGGCCTGTCGGTGCCGTTGGGCCTGAACACCAGGCCGCCGCCCGAAGGCGGCTTTTCCTGGCCCAGCGCGACGAAGGCGTGGCTGTGGGTCACCAGCACCAGCGGCCCGGCGGGCGGTTTCATCTCAGCGAGCAAACGGCGGACCGCCGCGTTCATCTCGTCTTCGCCTCCGACGGTCCAATGGAAATAATTGAGCGCGGGCTCGTCGCGCACCGGGCCGAGGCCGAGCAGCTCCGCGGTCTGCCGGGCGCGGCAAAACTGACTGCTCAGCACCGTCGCCCCGGCGATGCCCGCCGCGCGGAAGCGTTCGGCCAGGACCGCGCCCTGGGCGCGCCCGGCCGCGCCGACCTGGCGCTGGGTGCGGCAGTCCTTCAGGTCGAAGTCGTCGGCGTCGACGCCGCCCGCCTTCACGTGGCGCAGCAACACCACGTAGCCGCCGTCCTTCAGTTTTGTCAGATCGAAGTCCCCCGCTTCCGCAGGCGCCGCCGCCGGCAGCACCATGGCCAGCAGCCCCGCCAGCAGCAGCAGACGCGCCAAGCCGCGCCGCGTTCCCCGTTTCATCGAATCCCCCCAAGGTGTTTCACATTAGGTCTTTCGCAATGGCGCGCATCATAGCCCAGCCGGGCGGCGGCTCCAGCGATCGAAAGTTGCAGCGGGTCAGACGCGGATAC encodes the following:
- a CDS encoding YbfB/YjiJ family MFS transporter, whose translation is MTGESEAPCPAAEPVPAGSVAAVALGGCLALAAAMGIGRFVYTPILPFMVERLGLTQAEAGVIASANFLGYLLGALAAAKASLPGGRRRWFLFSLGISAATTAAMAIEASVPLFLFLRFASGVASAFVLVFASALVLDRLAAAGRPALSALHFAGVGVGIAGSAVLVAGLAAGGVGWRGLWLASGALALLALLAVLRLVPAEPEPPPAHRRAGRARPDPRLIALILAYGFFGFGYVITATFISTLVRLTPALQWLEPYVWLTVGLAGIPSVAVWGWVAKRIGNGRAFAVACLVESIGVAFSVLGEGAVAVLLAAALLGGTIMGITALGLVHARSLSTGDPRRSMALMTAAFGLGQMIGPSFAGFAYGIGQSFTLPTLVASAALLLAFFLTMEWRPPRSDRD
- a CDS encoding histidine phosphatase family protein; amino-acid sequence: MKRGTRRGLARLLLLAGLLAMVLPAAAPAEAGDFDLTKLKDGGYVVLLRHVKAGGVDADDFDLKDCRTQRQVGAAGRAQGAVLAERFRAAGIAGATVLSSQFCRARQTAELLGLGPVRDEPALNYFHWTVGGEDEMNAAVRRLLAEMKPPAGPLVLVTHSHAFVALGQEKPPSGGGLVFRPNGTDRPEVAGTITAPE